In Tachysurus vachellii isolate PV-2020 chromosome 1, HZAU_Pvac_v1, whole genome shotgun sequence, a genomic segment contains:
- the LOC132853428 gene encoding protein kinase C epsilon type-like: MLKSLRFFQFVRRKKKDKVKPGAEDQTQTITYKSTKILNTNGKGAETPKQPLEAHLGSGTRDRDIIPPSLDHIEEVQIVEPTPSLNEDGLQKSNVEVQLINQQQKTSSKGAETPKQPRETHLGSGTRDRDIIPPSLDHIKEVQIAETSPSLNEDGLKINSVEVQVKDKSLENFMFHKVLGRGGYGKVVLAELRGTGEVFALKMLRKDKILNYKHMRQTLLERDILVMTAEHPYLVQLCFCFQTSDLLCFALEYLNGGDLDYHLAHTRFTESHSCIYAAEITSALMFLHRNGIIHRDLKPSNVLLDADGHCKLADFGLCKKDILDGKTTNTLCGTPQYMAPEILMKYKYGASVDWWCLGVIMYEMMVGYPPFIASNEKKVFKSILMDSPCYPFFLSREAKEILKAFLVKIPKARLGCVVSQGQEEAIKVHPFFKKIDWVLLEQRKIKTPFKPKMNANNFKGPLSHQVVRLTPIDDSKITPNLQRFFNNFSYCNPKYR, translated from the exons ATGTTAAAGTCATTGAGATTTTTTCAGTTTGTAAGGAGG AAAAAGAAGGATAAAGTGAAGCCGGGGGCAGAGGATCAAACCCAGACCATCACATATAAaag TACGAAGATACTGAATACAAATGGCAAAGGTGCAGAAACTCCGAAACAACCACTGGAGGCTCACTTGGGATCAGGCACACGTGACAGAGACATAATACCACCGTCGCTTGATCACATCGAGGAAGTGCAGATAGTAGAGCCAACTCCATCTCTGAATGAGGATGGTTTACAGAAGAGCAATGTAGAGGTGCAACTCATAAATCAGCAACAGAAAACAAGTAGCAAAGGTGCAGAAACTCCTAAACAACCAAGGGAGACTCACTTGGGATCAGGAACACGTGACAGAGATATAATACCACCGTCCCTTGATCACATCAAGGAAGTACAGATAGCAGAGACAAGTCCATCCTTGAATGAGGATGGTTTAAAAATTAACAGTGTAGAGGTGCAGGTTAAAGATAAGAGTCTAGAAAATTTCATGTTCCACAAAGTGCTTGGAAGGGGTGGATATGGCAAGGTTGTTCTGGCTGAACTCAGAGGCACAGGTGAGGTTTTTGCGTTAAAGATGCTGAGGAAAGACAAAATTCTGAATTATAAACATATGCGCCAAACTCTGCTGGAGAGAGATATCCTGGTTATGACTGCAGAACACCCCTATCTAGTCCAACTCTGCTTCTGCTTCCAGACAAGTGATCTCTTGTGCTTTGCTTTGGAGTACCTGAATGGAGGTGATCTTGATTACCACCTTGCACACACTCGATTCACAGAATCACACTCCTGCATTTATGCTGCTGAGATCACCTCTGCTCTCATGTTTCTCCACCGTAACGGGATCATTCATAGAGACCTCAAACCTAGCAATGTCCTGTTAGATGCCGATGGCCACTGCAAGCTTGCTGACTTTGGCTTGTGCAAAAAGGACATTCTAGATGGCAAGACCACCAACACATTATGTGGTACACCTCAGTACATGGCACCTGAGATActgatgaaatataaatatggtGCTTCGGTGGACTGGTGGTGTCTAGGTGTTATCATGTATGAGATGATGGTGGGCTATCCTCCGTTTATTGCTTCAAATGAGAAAAAGGTGTTCAAGTCGATCCTTATGGATAGTCCTTGCTATCCTTTTTTTCTGAGCAGAGAGGCGAAAGAAATTCTCAAGGCATTCCTAGTGAAGATTCCTAAGGCTCGGCTTGGCTGCGTGGTGTCCCAGGGCCAGGAGGAAGCCATCAAAGTTCATCCATTCTTTAAGAAGATTGACTGGGTGCTTTTGGAACAGAGGAAGATCAAGACCCCTTTTAAACCAAAAATGAATGCCAATAACTTTAAAGGACCCCTCAGTCATCAGGTGGTCAGGCTTACTCCCATTGATGATTCAAAAATTACGCCAAATTTGCAGAGGTTCTTTAATAACTTCTCCTACTGTAACCCCAAATATcgataa